The following proteins are co-located in the Palaemon carinicauda isolate YSFRI2023 chromosome 3, ASM3689809v2, whole genome shotgun sequence genome:
- the LOC137631670 gene encoding kinesin-like protein KIF15, with the protein MALPKTKIHDISIVYDGANYVAGETKEHAQLEEASQKDLREELDGAEEGIKLFDDFIARIHKETETTNDLQRICEEVHGAEEEEIELSTDKIAISALNADLDEANKKIKGLMASLEKAESQNNELREELSAKTFVQVREIEVCNNIGNLALMDDLQRANKNIESLFSDLEEYVESADKEIRTLWAELDSVKAENKRLNTENVGQKAALESELNAAVEEVYRIGTKLDTVLDENTKLKTGLLIKKDGVCDLEMAEEELEKLWKEIAGVKAENRRLKRDLSEERATRNALMKADEKNKILEEEIRNLTSVADEFAIYKEKYQDMMEKNTKLEMELNHKNYAISQLVDGLSQTHPELKELYHMDISELTKY; encoded by the exons atggcactacccaagactaaaatacATGATATAAGcatag tctacgatggggcaaattatgttgccggagaaactaaggaacacgcacaattggaggaaGCATCTCAAAAGGATCTAAGAGAAGAGCTGGACGGAGCAGAAGAGGGAATTAAGTTATTTGATGATTTCATCGCTAGAATACACAAAGAGACTGAAAcgaccaatgacttacaacgcatctgtgaagaggtgcatggaGCAGAGGAAGAAGAAATAGAGTTATCTACGGACAAAATAGCCATATCAGCTTTAAATGCAGATTTAGATGAAGCGAATAAGAAAATTAAGGGTCTTATGGCCAGTCTAGAGAAAGCTGAAAGTCAAAACaatgaacttcgagaggagctttcgGCCAAGACGTTTGTTCAGGTAAGAGAAATTGAGGTAtgtaataacatcggtaacttagctttaatggatgatttacaaagagcaaataagaatatagagtcgcttttt agcgacttggaggaatacgtcgaaagtgctgatAAGGAGATCCGAACCCTTtgggctgaactggacagtgtgaaggctgaaaacaagagactgaACACCGAAAACGTTGGTCAAAAGgcagctttagaaagtgaacttaaCGCTGCAGTTGAGGAGGTCTATAGAATAGGAACTAAATTGGATACTGTCCTGGATGAGAACACCAAATTGAAGACTGGATTATTAATTAAGAAAGACGGGGTGTGCGATCTGGAGatggctgaggaggaactggaaaaactctggaaagaaattgctggtgttaaagcagagaatagacgactgaagagagaccTCTCAGAGGAGAGAGCCACAAGAAATGCATTGATGAAAGCTGACGAGAAGAATAAAattctggaagaagaaattaggaatctcacttccgtggcagacgaatttgcaatttataaggaaaAGTATCAAGATATGATGGAAAAAAACACGAAGCTGGAGATGGAATTAAACCATAAGAATTACGCTATTAGCCAACTTGTAGACGGTCTCTCTCAAACACACcccgagttgaaggaattatatcaCATGGACatttctg